From Halotia branconii CENA392, the proteins below share one genomic window:
- a CDS encoding inorganic phosphate transporter yields the protein MTITLLIVALLAFYVAWNLGANDVANAMGTSVGSKAITLRQAIIIAGILEFTGAVLFGHEVTETLATKVVNPTLFAATPQILVTGMFTVLLSCGIWLQIATSRGLPVSSSHAVVGAIAGFSWVALGVGAIDWSSIGSITIGWILTPIISGAIAALFYSQIKRWILDQPNQLLQLREWIPWLSAVLLGVFGIIVLPLLTQPLTNFLQEQTGLSIPAHDLPLLTGAAAAIGLTLISWRQLDDVEIGEIPNSPLSNSVERLFARFQVLSACFVAFAHGSNDVGNAIAPLAAIVYINRTGSVPTDGLNIPLWILILGGAGIITGLAIWGKKVIATIGENIIFLQPSSGFCAELATATTILLASRLGLPVSTSHALVGGVVGIGLVQNINSIKFQTLQGIAAAWVITVPVSAILGATIFSIAQMF from the coding sequence ATGACCATTACATTACTTATAGTGGCTTTACTGGCCTTTTACGTTGCTTGGAATCTCGGAGCCAACGATGTTGCCAATGCAATGGGAACTTCTGTAGGTTCCAAAGCAATTACTCTCAGACAGGCAATTATTATTGCCGGCATTTTAGAATTTACGGGTGCTGTACTGTTTGGACATGAGGTAACAGAAACGTTAGCGACGAAAGTTGTTAACCCTACTTTATTTGCGGCTACGCCCCAAATATTAGTTACTGGAATGTTTACAGTCCTACTGTCGTGTGGTATTTGGCTGCAAATTGCTACCTCACGAGGTTTGCCAGTATCTTCTTCTCATGCGGTTGTCGGTGCGATCGCCGGATTTAGTTGGGTAGCTTTGGGAGTTGGTGCAATTGATTGGTCGTCAATTGGCTCAATTACTATTGGCTGGATTTTAACGCCGATTATCAGTGGGGCTATTGCCGCTTTGTTCTATAGTCAAATCAAGCGTTGGATTTTGGATCAACCTAATCAATTACTACAGCTACGAGAGTGGATTCCCTGGTTGAGTGCGGTTTTATTGGGGGTGTTTGGCATAATTGTTCTACCTTTGCTGACTCAACCACTAACCAATTTTTTGCAGGAACAAACTGGGTTAAGCATACCTGCTCACGATCTTCCGTTGTTAACAGGTGCAGCCGCAGCAATTGGACTGACCTTGATCAGCTGGCGACAGTTGGATGATGTGGAAATTGGAGAAATCCCCAATTCGCCACTTTCTAATTCAGTTGAGCGTTTATTTGCTCGATTTCAAGTACTGAGTGCTTGCTTTGTAGCTTTCGCTCATGGTTCCAATGATGTGGGGAATGCGATCGCTCCTTTAGCGGCGATCGTTTATATCAATCGTACTGGCAGCGTACCTACGGATGGTCTCAACATCCCCTTATGGATTTTAATCCTTGGTGGCGCTGGTATTATCACTGGTTTAGCAATTTGGGGTAAAAAAGTCATTGCTACCATTGGCGAAAACATCATTTTTTTACAACCTAGTAGTGGATTTTGCGCTGAACTGGCAACTGCCACTACTATCCTCCTGGCCTCTCGTTTAGGTTTACCTGTTTCAACTTCCCACGCTCTGGTCGGTGGTGTAGTTGGCATTGGACTGGTGCAAAATATCAATTCAATTAAATTCCAAACTTTACAAGGTATTGCAGCCGCATGGGTAATTACAGTTCCTGTGAGTGCAATTCTGGGTGCTACCATTTTTAGCATTGCCCAGATGTTCTGA
- a CDS encoding PDDEXK nuclease domain-containing protein has protein sequence MGSQYHLEVGNEDFYIDLLFYHLRLRCYIVIDLKIEEFKPEFSGKMNFYVSAVDDLLRHPDDQPTIGIILCKSKNKVIAEYSLRDMHKPISVSTYQMRNNLPESLQGNLPTIEQLEAELETVSIEQ, from the coding sequence GTGGGTAGTCAATACCACCTTGAAGTTGGCAATGAAGACTTTTATATTGATTTGTTGTTTTATCACTTACGTTTGCGCTGCTATATTGTGATTGACCTCAAGATTGAAGAGTTTAAACCAGAATTTTCTGGGAAAATGAATTTTTACGTGAGTGCAGTGGATGATTTGTTGAGACATCCAGACGATCAGCCGACTATTGGGATAATTTTGTGCAAGAGCAAAAATAAGGTGATTGCAGAATACTCTCTGCGAGATATGCATAAGCCAATTAGTGTTTCGACATATCAGATGAGAAATAATTTACCAGAGTCTTTGCAAGGAAATTTACCAACAATTGAGCAATTAGAAGCTGAGTTAGAAACCGTATCAATTGAACAATAA
- a CDS encoding DUF1016 N-terminal domain-containing protein, producing the protein MPKSDKSEFSQSGASNIVGYDDFLKELKTRISSAQLRAGVAVNKELLLLYWQIGRDILNRQQQQGWGAKVIDSLAADLQQAFPEMKGFSSRNLKYMRTFAETYPDEQFVQEVLAQITWYHNIALLEKLKSSEERLWYIQQTIQHGWSRNVLVHQIESQLYHRQGKAITNFDNTLPKPQSELAQQLLKDPYTFDFLNLGEDFLERDLERALISTSAIFY; encoded by the coding sequence ATGCCTAAAAGCGATAAGTCTGAATTTTCACAAAGCGGCGCATCTAATATCGTTGGTTATGACGACTTTTTAAAAGAACTAAAAACACGAATTTCCAGCGCTCAATTACGGGCAGGGGTTGCCGTCAATAAAGAGTTATTATTGCTCTACTGGCAAATTGGGCGAGATATTCTCAATCGTCAACAACAACAGGGTTGGGGAGCAAAAGTAATTGATAGTCTGGCTGCTGATTTGCAGCAAGCTTTCCCAGAGATGAAAGGCTTTTCTTCTCGCAACCTTAAGTATATGCGGACATTTGCTGAGACTTACCCAGATGAGCAATTTGTGCAAGAGGTGCTTGCACAAATTACTTGGTATCACAATATCGCTTTGCTAGAAAAGCTTAAATCCTCAGAAGAACGTCTTTGGTACATACAGCAAACTATCCAACATGGCTGGAGTCGTAATGTTTTAGTCCACCAGATTGAAAGCCAGTTGTACCACCGTCAGGGTAAAGCAATTACTAACTTTGACAACACTCTGCCTAAACCACAGTCAGAATTAGCACAGCAGTTATTAAAAGATCCCTACACTTTTGATTTTCTCAATTTAGGGGAAGATTTTTTAGAGCGTGATTTGGAACGTGCTTTAATCAGCACATCCGCAATTTTCTACTAG
- a CDS encoding GTP-binding protein, with amino-acid sequence MSVYRNLQETHLNRARASLRQALSWYGYLRKSGHLSFNPELAGLVKPELEALNSTLNKLDSNVIKIAAFGLVSRGKSAVLNALLGDKILQTGPLNGVTQWPRSVRWQPGGKVLVELIDTPGLDEIEGESRSQMAREVARQADLILFVVSGDITRTEYQALLELRQSQKPLILVFNKIDLYPDVDQAAIYENLQQLGAGNIQAKPLLPDEIVMVAAEPAPIEVRVEWPDNRVSYEWETPPIQVDELKQTILNILNREGRSLLALNALIQARDAEEAIAQKTIDLREREAEDIIWQFTKYKALAVALNPIAFLDILGGTVADLALIRSLARLYGLPMTSYEASKILKTILFSCGGLLLGELGSSFLLGLGKSTAALASGENPTNITAFAGSAIAQAGIAGYGAYSVGKAAQVYLEKGSTWGQLGASTVIQEILSQVDQNTILYRLQQELGIK; translated from the coding sequence ATGTCGGTTTATCGTAATCTGCAAGAAACTCACTTAAACCGCGCCCGTGCTAGTCTTAGACAAGCGCTGTCTTGGTATGGATATCTTCGTAAATCAGGACATCTATCATTCAATCCAGAATTAGCAGGGTTGGTAAAACCAGAATTAGAAGCATTAAACTCTACACTCAACAAGCTAGACTCGAATGTAATTAAAATTGCCGCTTTTGGTTTGGTGAGTCGTGGCAAATCAGCAGTATTAAATGCTTTATTGGGAGACAAAATTCTGCAAACTGGCCCTCTAAATGGTGTCACCCAATGGCCGCGTTCGGTGCGGTGGCAACCAGGGGGTAAGGTACTGGTAGAATTAATTGATACTCCTGGATTAGACGAAATTGAGGGTGAATCGCGATCGCAAATGGCGCGAGAAGTAGCACGTCAAGCTGATTTAATTTTGTTTGTCGTCTCTGGTGATATTACACGTACTGAATATCAGGCATTGCTAGAATTACGGCAGTCACAAAAACCCCTGATTTTAGTATTTAACAAAATAGATTTATACCCAGATGTAGATCAAGCGGCGATTTACGAAAATTTACAACAATTGGGCGCAGGAAATATCCAAGCAAAACCCCTACTACCCGATGAAATTGTTATGGTGGCGGCGGAACCTGCACCAATAGAAGTACGAGTTGAATGGCCTGATAATCGTGTCAGTTATGAATGGGAAACACCACCCATCCAAGTAGATGAACTAAAACAGACAATTTTAAATATTCTCAATCGAGAAGGGCGATCGCTTCTAGCCTTAAATGCACTCATCCAAGCACGGGATGCAGAAGAGGCGATCGCTCAAAAAACTATCGATTTACGCGAACGAGAAGCCGAAGATATTATCTGGCAATTTACTAAATATAAAGCTTTGGCAGTAGCATTAAATCCCATCGCCTTTTTAGACATTTTAGGTGGAACTGTTGCTGATTTAGCTTTAATTCGCTCTCTAGCTAGGTTGTATGGTTTGCCAATGACTAGTTATGAAGCCAGTAAAATTTTAAAAACAATTTTATTTAGTTGTGGTGGCTTACTATTAGGAGAATTGGGTAGTAGTTTTCTATTAGGCTTAGGCAAGAGTACAGCTGCTTTAGCTAGTGGTGAAAATCCCACCAATATTACTGCTTTTGCCGGCAGTGCGATCGCTCAAGCTGGTATTGCTGGTTATGGTGCATATTCTGTAGGTAAAGCTGCTCAAGTTTATTTAGAAAAAGGCAGCACTTGGGGACAATTGGGCGCTAGTACTGTAATTCAAGAAATTCTCTCTCAAGTTGACCAAAATACAATTCTGTATCGTCTGCAACAAGAGTTAGGAATTAAGTAA